The Alosa alosa isolate M-15738 ecotype Scorff River chromosome 9, AALO_Geno_1.1, whole genome shotgun sequence genome includes a region encoding these proteins:
- the LOC125301036 gene encoding claudin-7-A-like → MANGCVQIVGCMSAFAGLICLMVATYASEWKILSHSTEGMVKSVVVRIGLWMACSVPVSKRWECTVYDSVLHVPLDIQVTRAIMIISIILSACGLAVVVLGMKYTLCLDKDKHVKNKVAFVGGILITVAGVCSLGIVSWYAHAVVNTQKPRPFLGKCLFLGWGGALLSITGGVLLSCCGLSQSTPRRGYTSPHSVQLASSKVYV, encoded by the exons ATGGCAAATGGATGTGTCCAAATTGTCGGCTGCATGTCAGCGTTTGCGGGACTTATCTGCCTGATGGTAGCAACTTATGCGAGCGAATGGAAAATCCTCAGCCACTCAACAGAAGGTATGGTGAAGTCAGTAGTGGTCCGCATCGGGCTGTGGATGGCGTGCTCAGTGCCCGTCTCCAAGAGATGGGAATGCACTGTGTATGACTCAGTTCTCCATGTACCGT TGGACATCCAAGTGACCAGAGCCATTATGATCATCAGCATCATTCTATCAGCGTGTGGCCTGGCAGTGGTTGTATTGGGCATGAAATACACACTGTGCCTAGACAAAGACAAGCATGTGAAAAACAAGGTGGCATTTGTTGGAGGGATCCTTATCACTGTGGCAG GTGTCTGTTCCTTGGGAATAGTGTCTTGGTATGCCCATGCTGTGGTCAACACACAGAAACCCAG ACCCTTCCTGGGCAAGTGCCTGTTTCTGGGTTGGGGTGGAGCTCTGCTGTCCATCACGGGAGGTGTGCTCCTCTCATGCTGTGGCTTGTCACAGTCCACACCACGCAGAGGCTACACATCGCCGCATTCAGTCCAGTTGGCCTCCAGCAAGGTCTACGTGTAG